The segment TTCGGAGCGGTAGCCCCGGAGATTTGCTTCGGTCCTGAAACGTGCGTAGTGAACTCGTCTGGTACAGATACTGGGTGGTGACATCTGACTCCAGCGACTATCCGTGAATCGAGGGTGATCCCGGTGTGAGTGCTGGCGATGCCGCAACGTTGTAGATGCTTGCCCTGTAAGGTACTTTCATGAGTCGCTCGCGGAAACCCGACTGGCTGCTCAAACCGCTGCCGACTGGCGAGGAGTTCACGGGTATCAAGCAGACGTTGCGAGATCGGAACCTTCACACAGTGTGCGAGGAGGCTAACTGCCCGAATATGGGCGAGTGCTGGAGCGGACAGGATGGGCCGGGGACGGCGACGTTCATGCTGATGGGCCACAGGTGCACCCGATCGTGTGGCTTCTGCGATGTCGAGACCGGCGGTGGTGAGCCGCTTGACCCCAACGAACCGGCCGAAGTTGCGAGCGCAGTCGCCGACATCGGACTCGATTACGTCGTCCTCACGTCGGTCGACCGGGACGACTTACCAGATCAGGGTGCGACCCATTTTGCCGAGACGATCCAGGAGATCAAGCGCCGAGACGCCGAGACGCTCGTCGAGGTGCTGATCCCCGACTTCCAGGGCGAGCCCGAACTCGTCCGGGAGATCATCGAGGCCGAGCCGGACGTCATCGCGCACAACGTCGAGACGGTCCAGCGTCTGCAGGGTCGGGTCAGGGACCCGCGTGCTGGCTACGAACAGAGCCTGCGCGTCCTTGAGCAGGTCAAGCGTGAGTCCGACATCCACACCAAGACCTCAATCATGCTGGGGCATGGCGAGCACGACCACGAGGTCTACCAGACGCTCGCGGATCTACGCGAAGCAGACGTCGATATCGTCACGTTCGGTCAGTATCTCCGTCCGTCCACCGATCACCTTCAAGTCCGGAAATACGTCCACCCCGACAAGTTCGATACGTGGGAGCGCGTCGCCGAGGACGAACTGGGCTTTCTGTACTGTGCTTCCGGACCGATGGTCCGTTCGTCGTACAAGGCCGGGGAGCTGTTCGTCGACGCCGTGATTCGGGACGGCAAAACAGTCGAACAGGCACGGTCGGAGGCACGGGCTGGCGGCGACTGAACGATGCGTTTTGAGGAGACAGTCTCAACGGAGTATAGCTGCGGTCTGTCTCACGCTGTGCTACTTGCTGATACTGAACCGGACAAAAGGTCCACGGTGCGAAAACGATCTTCTGGGCGCTGAACACTTGGTCGGTGTAACTGTGGTGACCGTCTTGGCAGTGTTCACAGACGGAGTGAAAGGTGACGGCGTGTTCTCAAAACAATCTATGCGGGAGAGTATACGCTACAGTAGTCGTATTGACCAGTCCGGGGCAGACTTCCGGAACGTGAGGAGCATTGCAGCTGCTGAAACCCGGTAGTCTGTTCCCTCTTGTACCCTCTCTCTATGGTCTTCTTGATGGATCTGGTGCCAAACGTGCTCAATCGAGCGTGAATAGTATTTGTATGATTTCCGATAACCCGGTCTCGGTAGTCGGGCTCGACAACAAAATACTGAACTGGTAGTGCTACTTCATCAGTACCAGTGACAGGCCAGCCCCGCGACTCGGATCGCCCTCCAGCCGAGCCGGACGACGATCCGGCCGAGCACGCCGACCCAGAAGAGTCTCCGCCGACCGACGGGTCCAGCGACGATCCGAAAGAGTCGATCACCGAAGGCAGTCTACTGGGGCCGCTCTTTCACCTTGCGTGGCCGATCGTCGTCATCCAGCTGTTGCAGGTGACCTACAACGTTGCCGATACGCTGTATCTCGGGCGGCTCTCCGCGGACGCTGTCGGCGCGATCAGCCTCGCGTTCCCGCTCATCTTCCTGCTGATCGCGGTCGCGGGCGGATTTACCACGGCGGGTGCGATCCTCGTCGCGCAGTATATCGGTGCGGAGGGTGATCGGTCCGCTGGGCTCGTCACCGGGCAGACGGTCTCGTTCGTCAGTCTGCTCTCGATCGTCATTGGTGTCGTGGGATACTTTTACACCCGCCCGGCGCTCGAACTCCTGCCGAGCGATCCCGATACGGCAGCCAGTGTCGTCCCGCTGGCGGCGGATTACATGGAGATAATTTTCCTCGGGATGCCGCTGATGTTTGGTTTTTTCGTCTTTTCAGCGCTCATGCGGGGGTACGGCGATACGCGTACGCCGATGCTCGTGATGGTGGTTTCGGTGATCGCGAACGTGGTGCTGGATCCGTTCTTGATTTTCGGGTTTCAGGACAACCCGCTCATGCTATGGCTTGGCTTGCAGAGCCTCGAAGCATCGGCACTTGCGGCCACAGGCTACACTGGCTGGGGGATCGAGGGTGCCGCAGTCGCGACGATCATCGCCCGTGGGCTGGGGACGGGGATCGGTCTCGGCCTGCTCTTTGGCACGTCGATCGGTCCGTCTGTTCGGCTGAGCCACCTTCGTCCGGACGTCGAGGTCATCGAGGACATCGTCCGGCTCGGGACGCCGAGTATGGTCGAACAGTCCACGAGCGCGCTGGCGATGATCAGCCTGACGGCGATGGTCGTCACGTTCGCGCCACCGGTCGTCGCCGCCTACGGGCTGGGCAACCGGCTCATCTCGCTTGTCTTCCTCCCGGCGATGGGGCTGGGCCGGGCGATCGACACGATGGTCGGCCAGAACCTCGGCGCGGATCGCGCGGACCGAGCCGCCCGTGCAGCGTGGATCGCGGCCTCGACCGGCGCAGGCGTCATGCTCGTCGTCGCGGTGATCGCCGTCACCTTCACCGAGCCGATCGTGAGCGTCTTCCTCGGAGACGTGCCGGACGCCCCCGAGACGATCGCGCTGGGCGTCGAGTACGTTCAGATCCGGTCGGTCGAGTTCGCCTTCATCGGCGTCTCGCAGGTGATGCTCGGCGCGTTCCGTGGGGCCGGAAACACCAAGATAGCGATGGTCATCTCGATCCTCACGCTGTGGGTCGGCCGTGTCGGGACGGTCTATCTACTCGTGTTCGTGTTCGACATGGGCGCAACCGGGATCTGGATCGGCATGGCGGTCGGGAACGTCCTCGGGGCGACCATCGCGGTTGCGTGGTTCCTGCGTGGTACCTGGAAAGAGAAGTATATCGACGAACCCGCGGTCGAGGCCGCGGAGCCAGCCGCGTCCGTCGATGGTGAAGACTAGGTCTCCCGGATCTATATGTGCCCGCCGCCGCTTGCGGAAGGTATGGACGAGCGAATCCGAGAGCACGCCGAGGTACTGGTCGACTGGAGCGCACGGATCGAGCGCGGTGACGACGTGGTGATGGCCGTCAGTCCCGGCGCACACGAACTCGCGGTCGCGACAGCGGAACTGCTCGGCGAGCGCGGCGCGAACCTCGTCACGACGCGGTCCTCGGGCGAGATCACACGCGCGTACCTCCGTGCCCACGACGACGAGTTCGACCCCGATCCCGCCCACGAACTCGCGCTCTACGAGAACGCCGACGCCTATCTCTCCCTGCGCGGCGGGCACAACACGGCGGCGACGGCGGACGTTCCGGCCGAGCGCCGACAGGCTCAGGCGAAAGCCACAGAGGAAATCCGCGAAGCCCGGATGGACACGGACTGGGTCTCGACTGTCCATCCCACGCGGTCGCTCGCCCAGCAGGCAGGAATGGCCTACGAGGAGTACCAGGCGTTCGTCTACAACGCTGTCTTGCGTGACTGGGAATCGCTCGCCGAGGAGATGGACCAGATGAAGGGGCTGCTCGACGAGGGGAGCGAGGTCCGACTCGTCTCCGCGAACACCGATCTCACGATGTCGATCGAGGGCCGAACCGCGGTCAACAGCTGTGCCTCGGTCGCCTACGACTCCCATAACCTCCCGAGCGGCGAGGTATTCACCGCGCCCTACGACACGTCGGGCCACGTCGAGTTCGACGTGCCGATGACGATCCACGGCAAGCGCGTCCGGGACGTCTCGCTGACCTTCGAGGACGGCGAGGTTGTGGAGTACGACGCTGCCCAGAACGCAGACGTAATCGGTGACGTCCTCGATACCGATCCGGGTGCACGCCGACTCGGCGAACTGGGGATCGGGATGAACCGCGGGATCGACCGCTACACGGACAACATCCTGTTCGACGAGAAGATGGGTGACACCGTCCACCTTGCGCTTGGCCGGGCATACGACGCGAACCTGCCCGAGGGCGAGTCGGGCAACGACAGCGCGGTCCACGTGGATCTGATCACGTCAGTCAGCGAGGACTCGCGGCTGGAGGTCGATGGCGAGGTCGTGCAGCGGAACGGGCGATTCCGTTGGGAAGACGGGTTCGAAAACTAGTCTTCGGTCGACGTCCGGTCGAGATCCTTCTCACCCTGATAGATCTCGTAGCCGTCCTGTGCGACCTTCTCGGCGAGGACGGCACATTTGATCCGCATCGGGCTGATATCGACGCCGAGCATGTCGACGATGTCGTCTCGGTCCATCTCCATCAGGTCGTCGACTGATTCGCCCGGCAGTTTCGACGAGAGCATGCTCGCGCTGGCCTGGCTGATCGCACAGCCGTCGCCCTGGAAGGCAACGTGTTCGATCGTCTCCTCGTCGTCGGCCAGCTTGACGTCGATACGAATCTCGTCGCCACACATCGGATTCTCGCCGACGTGAGTGTAGGTCGGCTCCTCGATCTCCCCGTAGTTACGCGGGTTCTTGTAGTGGTCGAGGATCTGCTGGCGATACATATCTGATCCCATTCCCATTGTTGAAACCGGATAGGTCCGTGCGGGGCAAAAGGATTCCGGCGCCGCCACCGGATCGCTAGGGGATGTTCGGGATGGATCGCCGCGTCAGAGCCGTTCGAGCAGTTTCCCGCTCGCGGAGGTGCCTTTCCGGTTGAACGAGAGGACGCGCACCCGGAGCATGTCGGCGGGCTGTATATCGTCGGGGACGTCCTTGACAAAGACCACGAACCCCTCGACTTTGACTACCGCGTCTGTCTCGCCGCTGTGGTGTTCAGTGAGTTCCTCGACGCCAGCCTCGATGATCTCGCCCTTTTCGACCGGGGCATCCCGGGCCTGTGCTTCCTCGTGGGCTCGCTTCGAGGCCGTTGCATCCGATCCCCGTCGCGAGCGCCACCAGAGTACGGCTGCAACTCCGATGACGACGACGACGAGCACTGTCCCGAACAGCGGCGTCATCTCCGGTGGTACGTTCATCGTCCCCCTCTGAACACTCATCATTTAAAAATCCCCTCGTTACTGGCTGACGTATGTCAGACAATCAAGGTTCTGGAACGGGTCGAAATGGACGCATGGCGTTTTGTGTCCGAACCAGTCCGCTCACCGGGGTCGTCCGCCGCTACTCGCTCACGCGAACAGCTGGCGGGCGTCGTCGATTGCATCGATCAACACGTCGATCTCCTCCCGGGTGTTGTAGATGTAGAAGGAGGCCCGAGCGGAGGCGGCGACACCGAGTGTGTCGTGCAGTGGCTGGGTACAGTGATCACCGGCGCGAATCGCAACAGCCGAGTCGTTCATAATCGAAGCCAGGTCGTGGGCGTGAACTGAATCGAGATTAAAGGCAACGAGCCCCCCGCGGTCGGGGCCGGGTTCGGGACCGTAGATTTCGATATCGTCGAACTCCGAGAGGCGGTTGTAGGCGTACTCGGCGAGTTCTTCTTCGTGTATCTGGATGTTCTCCATCCCGATCTCGTCGAGATAGTCGGCCGCTTTGGCCATGGCGATTCCCTCGGCGATCAGGGGTGTTCCGGCCTCGTACTTCCAGGGGAGGTCGTTCCATTTCGCGTCCTCGAAGGTGACTTTTGTGATCATGTCGCCGCCGTAGAGGAACGGCTCCATCTCTTCGAGGATCTCCTTTTTGCCGTAGAGGCCGCCAATTCCCGTCGGTCCGGCCATCTTGTGGCCCGAAAAGGCATAGAAGTCGGCATCGATTGCCTCGACGTCGACTGGACGCGTCGGGACGGCCTGTGCGCCGTCGACAAAGATGTAGGAGTCGTGTTCGTGGGCGATGTCGGCGAGTTCGGCGACCGGATTGATCGTGCCAAGCGTGTTCGAGACGTGGACGACGCTGACCATCTGCGTGTCCTCGCCGATCAACTCGCGGGCGTGATCCATGTCGAGTCGTCCGGTCTCGTCGACCTGAATATATCGTACGTCAGCACCGGTTCGTTTGGCGATCTGTTGCCACGTCACCAGTGAGGCGTGGTGTTCCATCTCCGTGAGGACGACCTCGTCGCCGGGGCCGAGTTCGTTCAGTCCCCACGCGTAGGCCACGAGATTCATGCTCTCGGTGGTGTTTTTCGTGAAGATCATCTCCTCGCGCCCGCCGCTTGCGCCGACGAATTCGGCGAGACGGTCGTGGGCCTCCTCGTAGGCGATCGAGGCCTCCTGACTGAGATGGTGGATGCCCCGGTGGACGTTTGCGTTGTACCCGCGGTAGTAGTCGCCGAACACGTCGATGACCTGATTCGGCGTCTGGGTCGTCGCCGCGTTGTCGAGATAGACGATCTGCTGGTCGTCGTTGACCCGGCGCTGCAGGATCGGGAAGTCCTCGCGGATCCGCTCGACGTCGAGTGGTGCAGTCTCTTGCGTTCCCATTGCTAGTGGGGAGGGTCTCCACACAAAACACTCCTTCGGTGCTGTGGTGTGACAGCCGGAAAAACCACGTTTGAGGGCTGTTCGACGTTCAGTCGTCCGATCCAGCCCGCACCTGGAACTCGGTAATGAGCGAGGGGCGAGTGTATCGAAGCATCAGCTCGGTATAGCGTGCGACCAGCCATGCCATGGCGTTGAACACGTGCAAGACGATGATGCCGATTCCGACGCCGATCGCGCTAAAGACGAGCGCACCCCACACTGAGTCGGCGTACGTCGAGATCACTTCGCCCGTCTCGACGGTCGCGCTGTAGGGCAGATCGAGACTGACCGACTGCCCGCCGCCGTCGAACGCGAGTTCGGGGACAGTGAACTCCACCGTACTACCGAGCGTGATGCCGACGTTCGGGTTCCCGTAATGGAGCGGTGCGGCGAGCAGCGTGACGACGACCGATCCCAGGACCGTGATGATGACGAACGCGAAAATCCCGATAAAGAACTTGCTGAACAGGTAGACGGTCCCCTTCCACGTACCGGCATCGAGACAGAGCTGCTTCAGCCGTCCGAGTGCGCCGATATCCGGATCGTGGTTGGTTACGGGAATCGTGACGTCCAGCAATAGTTCCGCGAGTGCGCGCTCTCCCGCAGCGAGCTGTGTGGCAAAAAACAGCGTCATCAACAGCAACGGGAGTCCGAACACGAGGATGATCAACCCGACTCCGACTGAAAAGCCGGTGACGAGAAAGACGAAGTATGCGATACCGAGCGGAAACGTTAGCAACAGATACAGCAGGTTGAAATACGTCTGTTTGCGGAGGGGAACACCGAGGAACCAACTGACACTCGATGTGGCGCTCCAGGGAGCTATCGGTTCGGACTCGCCGCTCGTGCTCATGATAGTCCCTCCGTGTTGATTGACTGTACGGGAGTATCAATCATTGTCGTTTGTGTGTTCTCAGGTGTCATATCAGGGCCTCCGTAAGGAGTGTGCAATTGCGAGCAACCCAGTCAGATGGCAGACGGTGATGACGAGCAGGATCTGTGCGTCGCTCGCATTGGTCACGCCGTCGATCGAGTACGACAGGACGAACGGAACAACGGTCAGGAAGGCAACGCCGATAGCGAGATAGAACATCGGCTGGCTCTCGTTGCGTCGATAGCCGCGGTAGGCGAGTCCGGCGACGAGCCCGCCCAGCGTCGCGCTGGTCAGTGCAACGAGGAAGATCGTTGCGCCGCCGCCGAGTTCGGTCTCGATGGCCGAAAGCACGGCTTCCGTCATCATTGGTCACACCTCGGACTAATCGCCGCCGTTGCGTCTGCCATCCTGAGGGTCAGTGCTGTCATGGATCTCCGAATATCGAGTACAGTATCGCAAGCAGTCCGGCGACTTCGCCGCTCGTCGCAACGATCTGGACCGTCACCGAGGGGAGATCGGTCAGTGTCGGGAGCAGGAATCGTGTCATCGTCGGTGCAGCACTGAGCAGGGTGATACCAACTGCGAGCCACAGCAGTGCCGGAGCACTGGAGCGCTGGTAGCCCCGGTAGGCCCGAAGCGCGATCCAGCACGCCAGCAGGAACGCCAGCGTCTGGCCGACGAACACCGTTATACCGACCAGCGGGCTGCCACCGGTCGTCGTCAGCAGTGGTGTGACATGCATGGCGATCAGAGCTCCTCGTACAGTCTGGTGAACCGATCTGCGGGATCCTCATCGCGCCGGTGGATATCGATCTCCATCTCCCCGTCTTCGATTTCAACTGCAACACGTTCGAGGCGCGCGGCGTACGTCTTGTAGTGGTGACCGTCGGGGTCGAGCTGTTGCTGGGACTCCAGCAGGTCGTGCTCATCGAGACGGTCGATTCGCCGGTAGATCGTCGGCGGCGAAGCGTCACAGCGCTCCGCGAGCGTCTCTGCTCCCATCGGCTCTTTGCTCGTCTCGATGAGGATCGACCGTGCGTACTCGTCGTCGAGTATGGCGAGTAGCTCGACCTCCTCATCCTCGGTCATTCACTGGTTGGTTCGCAGACACTATATAAAAAAGCCCACAGTTTCTGGCCCGGAAACTATGACGCCGGTATTAACATACACCCTCTCGATACTGCAAACGACATGCCCGCTATCGAAACGAACTCGCTGAGCAAGCGCTTCGGCGACGTCGTTGCGGTTGATGACCTGTCCCTCCAGATAGATGATGGTGAAGTGTTCGGCTTTCTCGGTCCGAACGGTGCCGGGAAGTCGACGACAATCAACATGCTGCTCGATTTCGCCCGCCCGACCGGCGGCTCGGCCACGGTGCTTGGCTACGACAC is part of the Natranaeroarchaeum aerophilus genome and harbors:
- the sufU gene encoding Fe-S cluster assembly sulfur transfer protein SufU translates to MGMGSDMYRQQILDHYKNPRNYGEIEEPTYTHVGENPMCGDEIRIDVKLADDEETIEHVAFQGDGCAISQASASMLSSKLPGESVDDLMEMDRDDIVDMLGVDISPMRIKCAVLAEKVAQDGYEIYQGEKDLDRTSTED
- the lipA gene encoding lipoyl synthase, with amino-acid sequence MSRSRKPDWLLKPLPTGEEFTGIKQTLRDRNLHTVCEEANCPNMGECWSGQDGPGTATFMLMGHRCTRSCGFCDVETGGGEPLDPNEPAEVASAVADIGLDYVVLTSVDRDDLPDQGATHFAETIQEIKRRDAETLVEVLIPDFQGEPELVREIIEAEPDVIAHNVETVQRLQGRVRDPRAGYEQSLRVLEQVKRESDIHTKTSIMLGHGEHDHEVYQTLADLREADVDIVTFGQYLRPSTDHLQVRKYVHPDKFDTWERVAEDELGFLYCASGPMVRSSYKAGELFVDAVIRDGKTVEQARSEARAGGD
- a CDS encoding TRAM domain-containing protein codes for the protein MNVPPEMTPLFGTVLVVVVIGVAAVLWWRSRRGSDATASKRAHEEAQARDAPVEKGEIIEAGVEELTEHHSGETDAVVKVEGFVVFVKDVPDDIQPADMLRVRVLSFNRKGTSASGKLLERL
- a CDS encoding DUF7521 family protein; this encodes MMTEAVLSAIETELGGGATIFLVALTSATLGGLVAGLAYRGYRRNESQPMFYLAIGVAFLTVVPFVLSYSIDGVTNASDAQILLVITVCHLTGLLAIAHSLRRP
- a CDS encoding aminopeptidase, with the protein product MDERIREHAEVLVDWSARIERGDDVVMAVSPGAHELAVATAELLGERGANLVTTRSSGEITRAYLRAHDDEFDPDPAHELALYENADAYLSLRGGHNTAATADVPAERRQAQAKATEEIREARMDTDWVSTVHPTRSLAQQAGMAYEEYQAFVYNAVLRDWESLAEEMDQMKGLLDEGSEVRLVSANTDLTMSIEGRTAVNSCASVAYDSHNLPSGEVFTAPYDTSGHVEFDVPMTIHGKRVRDVSLTFEDGEVVEYDAAQNADVIGDVLDTDPGARRLGELGIGMNRGIDRYTDNILFDEKMGDTVHLALGRAYDANLPEGESGNDSAVHVDLITSVSEDSRLEVDGEVVQRNGRFRWEDGFEN
- a CDS encoding DUF7521 family protein, yielding MHVTPLLTTTGGSPLVGITVFVGQTLAFLLACWIALRAYRGYQRSSAPALLWLAVGITLLSAAPTMTRFLLPTLTDLPSVTVQIVATSGEVAGLLAILYSIFGDP
- a CDS encoding sensor domain-containing protein, translated to MSTSGESEPIAPWSATSSVSWFLGVPLRKQTYFNLLYLLLTFPLGIAYFVFLVTGFSVGVGLIILVFGLPLLLMTLFFATQLAAGERALAELLLDVTIPVTNHDPDIGALGRLKQLCLDAGTWKGTVYLFSKFFIGIFAFVIITVLGSVVVTLLAAPLHYGNPNVGITLGSTVEFTVPELAFDGGGQSVSLDLPYSATVETGEVISTYADSVWGALVFSAIGVGIGIIVLHVFNAMAWLVARYTELMLRYTRPSLITEFQVRAGSDD
- a CDS encoding winged helix-turn-helix domain-containing protein, with translation MTEDEEVELLAILDDEYARSILIETSKEPMGAETLAERCDASPPTIYRRIDRLDEHDLLESQQQLDPDGHHYKTYAARLERVAVEIEDGEMEIDIHRRDEDPADRFTRLYEEL
- a CDS encoding MATE family efflux transporter; its protein translation is MTGQPRDSDRPPAEPDDDPAEHADPEESPPTDGSSDDPKESITEGSLLGPLFHLAWPIVVIQLLQVTYNVADTLYLGRLSADAVGAISLAFPLIFLLIAVAGGFTTAGAILVAQYIGAEGDRSAGLVTGQTVSFVSLLSIVIGVVGYFYTRPALELLPSDPDTAASVVPLAADYMEIIFLGMPLMFGFFVFSALMRGYGDTRTPMLVMVVSVIANVVLDPFLIFGFQDNPLMLWLGLQSLEASALAATGYTGWGIEGAAVATIIARGLGTGIGLGLLFGTSIGPSVRLSHLRPDVEVIEDIVRLGTPSMVEQSTSALAMISLTAMVVTFAPPVVAAYGLGNRLISLVFLPAMGLGRAIDTMVGQNLGADRADRAARAAWIAASTGAGVMLVVAVIAVTFTEPIVSVFLGDVPDAPETIALGVEYVQIRSVEFAFIGVSQVMLGAFRGAGNTKIAMVISILTLWVGRVGTVYLLVFVFDMGATGIWIGMAVGNVLGATIAVAWFLRGTWKEKYIDEPAVEAAEPAASVDGED
- a CDS encoding aminotransferase class V-fold PLP-dependent enzyme, with the protein product MGTQETAPLDVERIREDFPILQRRVNDDQQIVYLDNAATTQTPNQVIDVFGDYYRGYNANVHRGIHHLSQEASIAYEEAHDRLAEFVGASGGREEMIFTKNTTESMNLVAYAWGLNELGPGDEVVLTEMEHHASLVTWQQIAKRTGADVRYIQVDETGRLDMDHARELIGEDTQMVSVVHVSNTLGTINPVAELADIAHEHDSYIFVDGAQAVPTRPVDVEAIDADFYAFSGHKMAGPTGIGGLYGKKEILEEMEPFLYGGDMITKVTFEDAKWNDLPWKYEAGTPLIAEGIAMAKAADYLDEIGMENIQIHEEELAEYAYNRLSEFDDIEIYGPEPGPDRGGLVAFNLDSVHAHDLASIMNDSAVAIRAGDHCTQPLHDTLGVAASARASFYIYNTREEIDVLIDAIDDARQLFA